A region of the Melanotaenia boesemani isolate fMelBoe1 chromosome 6, fMelBoe1.pri, whole genome shotgun sequence genome:
TCTGTAACCACAAggataatataaaaatgtgttacTCTCCTCTACACTAGTACTTATGAGTTACATTTGGTCTGGGTTACCGTGATGTTTAACTCCCAGTTATTAATCAGGTTTCAAACACCAATACAGCTGCCTAAATGTGACTTAAATCAGTCTCTAAAGCAGATCAACACAATATGCTTATTGATGAATTTTATAGTACTAGTAAAAAGTTTGAACACACTTTTCCAATAAatcattaaatctaatgggtacatatatatatatatatatatatataaacatctTTTAAGCGCTCTCATATTTAATGCAGAATACTCACCATGCTCATGATGCTTTAACTTCTGCCACAGAGGGCTTGCCAGTAGGATCAGGTCCATTATATAGTGATGAGTAGTGATGAGGAACTCTCGATCTGTGTGGGCGTATTGCCTTACGCTGTAAGCTGTACAGGCTTTTTTGAAAGGTCAGTAACTTCCACCTTGTGGTtttgcatacatacatacaatatatatatatatatatattatttttttttttgtttgtttttttttgtttgtttttttttgtttttttttgtgacaaatTGATGTGAGCTGAATTCAGAGTTCATCAACTTTGTCCCCCGATTGTGTAAATTTGGACCACTGATACAAAATGATGTAAATTCAACAGTTCCTCTATGCTCTAGATGCTGTCCAATAAAGAGAATTAGACCTAAAATCATGAACAGAATGTATGGTCTGCTATTATAATTttcaagcatttttattttcatgcagCACAATCTGCTGACATTTCCCTAATagcataaaaattatttaaaaaaaaagattaaaatccttttaaaacaaatgaagaaaaaactttttagaTTAAGGTATAGTAGTTTAAagaattaatatatttatactAATGACTCAGAgggtttttacaaaaaaaaaaaaatctaattaccaAAGGTTGaaagaaaatgtctgtttttgcaCAATTTAAAAATTCCTGTTTCTTCAGGTTCCAAGAAATGTCCCTTTACTGATATTTGCATACATACAAGTCATCATGTTACAACTTGtgatattaaataaaaccaaaatgatGATTTTCCACTTGCTTGTGCGAACAGCTCACCTTTTTTCTTTGAAGAATTAGTCACTTTATGGTTTGTGTACTGCGAATATTTGCTGATTTGACAAAGGGGCAAAGCCTAAAAACTGTGCAAGTATGAGTCAAATTTGCATGCACATGTCAGTGATCTCTTCCTGTTTCCAAAGACCAAAATTCTACCATGACAGAACCTGCTGATGTTGAAGGAGCAATGATTCATTATAcattattagtttgttttaccAATTGAAGTATTTGAGTTGAATAGAAAAAATTCTCCCATATTTACCAGCCAATCTCAATTCTAGTCTTCACAAGGAAATCttgagaatttatttttaatcagacACTTAAGTTCTTGCAAACACAtgacataaattaaaataaaattaaactaaataaaaaaggaggaaTTATAATTAAGATATCAGTAACAGCTTATGATTAGTGGTCTGTTAATACCACAGCACTAAACTGTTTTCATGTACTTGTTTGAATAATGTTGGAGAACTTGGGGAGTCTAACTCTCTGAGTGTTCCTTGATTTTACAGCAACATTTAATATTGTGAATAATGAATTACTGAGGTAAGCTTTAGGGGAAGATGATATCTAAAGACAGGGATATGTGGTTAGAGTCAGGATTATTAAAGTGTCTGCTGTGGTATGTGTGCCACAGGGATCCGTTCTTGGGTCCCTCTGGTCAACCTGTACATGCTTCCCCTGTTTTGATTTCTCAATCAATTTTTCTACTTGCTGGTTGATTTGAGACATCTAATGGATCTTGTCAAGTttaatcagaaagaaaaataaacaaaacaccatGTTATTGTTAAAAAACTTTGCGTTTTTTACAAAATACTCTCATGGTGGTCTGCTGTAAAAATCTGGTCCTACAGATGTGGTATTTGTGTCCTGATAAATATACAATTGGATGCAAAACAATTTCTTTTCTCCTAGTAAAGATAAGAATAAAATTCTCATATTTTGCAGTTAAACAAGaaggcttttatttttttttttacttagagTCTAACGCAGCTAAAACAAACACCCATACCTGAAATGGTCATTTAAGAGAATCTAAATTTTAGCAGCCATATCAAACAGAACAGCATCATCGTTCAGGCATTTTCTGTACAAGGAAGTTTTTAAAAGCTCagccatcttttttattttcttcttgaaTGCAGCACTGTTATGCATTAGACATCTGCAACTCATTTAAAATTCAGCTGCAACTTGACTACCaccaagaaagtagagagaCGACATTACTGCAATTATTCTATTCATGCTCTGGCCTCCAgttaaaacagacataaaattaCAGCCctatttattttctgcaagTCTCTCCATAGTCTGGACTCAAATACTGTAAATTAGAGTTTGTCAAATGCAAGCCTGGGAGGTCTTCATGGACTGGTCTGTCACTGATGCCcagaatttgaaataaatatggAAATGAGTAATTTTGCTCTGACTGTTCCCACTCATTAAATTCTTGATATTAGTAACCTCTTGATTAGCTTTACACACATCATAACTTTGAATAGGttataattatttcaaaatGAGGGAGGGCTTCCTTTTACAGGGAGGGTCTCTATAAAAACAATCACATATCAAGTAAGTTTCTTCTTAGAAGTCAGATTATTGTCATCCTTTCGCTTCATCAGTTTAtatatgttttcctttatttcattcattccttaCATTCCCACCCTTCACTGGTTAGAGGTAATTCATTTCAGTGTAAAAACACCTACTTTTCAAATGGTCAAAGTGGATAACATACACACACTAGCTACCATACAAAGAAATCCAGGAattgtgatttgatggtagctAGGTTGCTGCCAGAGTTCAAGATTAGTGGATTAATTGGATTCCTTCTGTGTAAAGTGATTAAATCATGAATATGCCTCCTTTTTATGCTTTGGGTGATGTTTAAGATGATAATGCATTGTTTTCACGTGGGAGGTAAGccaaaaaatatggaaaaatatgTCATATCCTCAGAGGATATCTTGGAGTTTCATTCATAAAAATGTTgagatttatctttttttttctagataaTTCTGAATCGTGAGTATATTTGATTCATATAACATGCTGACCGAAAcaataatactaataaaaaacTTGCTTTAGCACATCATAAGAATCTTTTTATAACATATACAGTCTGCAATCCATGAAGACATTTTCTACTCAAATAATGCAAGCACAACTAAAACTTCAGGCAAATTTAAAAATCGTTCATTTTTTCTAACCTTGACCAGTACCTGAGCATAGAGTTAGCTCTATcagttcattttgttttttcttttttttttttaacgtcaAAGGAAGCCAGAACCTTTTGAATGTCAccaccccccctttttttttcttttgggtgaGATTCAAATGACAGTAAACCATTCATTGCTAATTTTTAAGGAAACAAAGCATTTTTACAAAATGAATTTAGTACGATCATTTGGCATCACAACTTAGTTACACCAGCTTAAAAAGAGGACAGGCATACATTTAATACAGATCATACATTTAtaatataaaagtaataaaaccaaatataataaaatatcagTTCATGAACTTGCAGCATTTGGAATCCAGTATTTctgataaaagtaataaacacaagcttttaaatgttcaggaagtaaaattatattttaaataaaaaaaacaaacaaacaattgcACTCCTTTGTACATTCTTACAactcacaaaaagaaaataagcaaaaaaacatAGATGAGCTTTACTAATCAGCagtccaaaacaaacaaaccaacaatgCACAGTCAAAGAAAATATATGTATTTCATTATGAAATCAAACCTTTGTTCTCAAACAGCGAGAAAGcactaataaaaatacagaatctGTCAGCCTATCTTCCATAAAACAATGTCCTATTTACATCTTAAATAGTATTTAATTCTTCACAGACTCTGGTCAAAAGGTATCAGGAAAACAGGAGTGTGAATACACCAGGCATGTGATACCCCCCCCTTCCcaggcggatttatactcgcgcagCGTCTGCGTCACCATCGTAGGTGCCGCATAGCTCTGTGAAAGAAACTGCAGCACGACACCAAAACGACGTGTACCCCATACGCTTGAGtacgagagcaaactcaccagcatcagctacccCATAGCCGAACGCACACAAACGCTGCGCGAATATAACCCCTCCAGATATTAGCATTCCTTGTAACCTTGTTTAATCTAAAAATGATTATTAATAGAAATTTAGAGAGGCAAAGATGAGTTTACCTTCCCATGTTACATTTATACATAAACATGTCTAAATGCATAGCTTGATATAATTGGCTTTTAAATgttaaggtggatttatactcgtgcgGCGCCTGCGTGCGGTTGGCTACgacgtagctgacgctggtgagtttgctcttgcACTTGAGCGTACGGGggtcatcaacttgatccactggttattgatttttaaaaaacggtggttaccacacaaatttagtgagaagatccagatatgcGGCAACACATGATCGATTGTGACCAATCGCAAGGGAGTACCTCTGtgtaaccgtctgcgtagcaaGGGtacacgtcaggtctggaagtgTTGCGCGTCAAGCCTCTGCGGATCTACACAGCGTCTACGGAGGTGACGCAAACGCAGATGCtgtgcgagtataaatccacctttacaCTCTTATCTGACTCATGTCTGCTATGTCTTTTTGTGTTCTCTATTCAACAGAGCATTAGTATTTAGTTAAGCTGCAGACTCATTCATTTAATTGCTTATGAGCTTTAAAACACGACTCCCGCTGGAGCATGTTAGCAAACATCTTATACATCCTGGGAGCCGAGGTGGTCCCTATGATGCGGCTGATCTTCTTGAGGCCTTTCAGCAGATATGGTGGAGCCCCCTGACTGCGCAGCACCTTCAAACTCTGAGACATACTATTTGCTAGATCCAGGTTGTAGTTTGCCGTTTTCCAGAGGTGGAGAATCTGCAAGATGTACAGCCTGGATGGACAGGAAGAGACAACAGCCTGGACATCCTGTTCCTGAATTTTTATCCCTGGCAGACTGTTGGTTACTTTCACCAGATCAGCAAGGGTCAGGTTTTTTAGGTGGTTGCAGCGAGAGACCTTTCTCTCACAGTGGTTCACACCTGGAGTTTCAAAATGCAAATGTTATTATATATTGGCAAAAATTACACAAGAGCTTGAGACTTAAGTGAAAGCAGCTATATGTATCCTTCATTCATACCTTGTATGATGCCATACATCTTGTCGTGGTCCTTGTTTTGCTTCCTCCAGAGTCGGAGCAGTTGCAGGACCTGCTGCTGGGGAGAGCAGGCTTTCTTCAGCCTCTCCAGGCTCTTAGGATCCACCTTCTGTCCAGGGAGACTCTCCAGCAGTCGCTCCAGGGGCATCGAGGAGAGCCGCAGTGATGCTAGTGACTGGAAGACTGCCTCCTCACAAAGAGTCACATCTGGATGGAATTATAAGAGATAAaatgtttacacattttttgAAGAAGTTGCATGGTGTAGCAGCTGGATGTGAAACTgcttaacacaaaaataaaaatgatattttccaTTTCACGCAATTGAATATAACCCTGAAAAATTCAGTGCAATCAGCACTTTCACTGCTCCAGCCTTACTTGCTGTGGTGTGACCAGTGGGCGTTAGCTTTTGTAAGCAAGCTTTTAATAGATATTGCTGCATAACTAACAGTACTGACTCAGATTGTTGCCATAAAGACAAGTTATGACTGCAACACCTCAACCGTAGAACCAACAACACAAAGTCTATCGGttaatattaaatgaaaatcagtactactaaactaaactaaagtgtcttttattgtttgttttagcgAGTTTAACAGAGTTGGTTGTTGACAGGTTTTATAGCAAAGACTGTTTTACATCTACATTCTGAATATATTACATTCCAGCAGTCTGAGCATGTCTGGatttgtttgtgcatgtttttagaGTGTTGCTGTGTCATCTAACCACAGCACAACCACGGACATCTCCTTTTTCTGTTACTCATTAGTCGACATGAGAGGGACTAGCTAAAGTTTGTGTGTTGTTCTGCACCAAACTTAACAAATCAAAGCagccttatttttttctttacttttcttttgatGCAGCAAAATTCTCCAGAGCCAAAGCATATTTGGAGCAATCAGGGTATTTTTCTGCAAAGTTCAAGAATTGTGAAATATCAGATGTCCCCACTGTCACAGAGGACAGTCTCAATTTATACATGCAGTGCAGTCAGAGCTGAACATGATGTGAAGCCTTTGCAGAGTGTGACAGAcataagtaaatatataaatatataaaaaaacacaagttgagtaaatttaagtttttctgGTGGAGTTTTATGCTTAGACGGCATTCGGCTTGCTTCTCTGATGTGTGAATGACGTAACCGTGGCTTGCTTTATAACTGACACTGATATCCTGgtggttttttttaaagtcacatAATAGCTTTGGGAATACCACTCGTCTCAATTTCACAtatttgttaaagaaatattgCTAAACTGATCCAGGGTCTGCTGCAGACAGTTAGTGGTTGTGTACTTTACAGAAAGACAATTTGTGAATGAATTTTTGAGGAAAGCATCGCCACGCCTGAGGGTCAAcagatttgtgtgttttgtcagAAGTGCGATACACATTGTGCTTGAGTGTGCCAGAGTctttgcatctgtgtgtgtggtttgtcaAGCTCAAGGAGTTAAGTGTCATTTTTGAGGcttccttttttaaatcatcTTTCAACATGTCAAAGTTCTGAATAACAATGCTCAACCAGCCCATTTTGTGTTTGACTCAGTTtcctctgtttttgtgtttaaggATGTGACAGTTAAGGGAGTAATTGATCCATCATGGTTCGCTTTGAAAGCAGTACCATAAACATCCCATTCACATCCTGGCTTTTCTTTCTTGTGCTGGTTTTTTAGACATGCAAGAATTTGGAACAGAATGGAATCTGGATGATGAACCAGACCAAGGAAATCCCCTGCCTTCAGGAATGAAAATGACCACATGTCTGAAATAATTCAGTTCAGAGTGGCTTTAAGTTGTTGACAATTGTGGTTCACTCAAAACATGGTTGCATGCGTGTGCTGACGGTCTGTACCCTGATCCCACACTGCATTAATCCTAAAGCCTTTCATATGATTCTCATGTTCTCACCAGTATGACACAGAGTGTGATGATGTGAGCAGTCCGGTGTTGGCTTTTTGTCCTGAGAGTCACAGAGGGTGTCTGAAGTGGATGTGCCCCATTGCAGCGTTTTCAGCCCCAAATCTGAGCAGTTTTTCTGGGGCTGACATGGCTCGGTGGAGGAACCGCCAGTAGAGAAATAACCATCAGGGCAACGTTCACACACAGTGTCACTCACTGGTGTACCTGGAAGACAGACAGGAAATGGCTTTATCATTTAAACTAGGCCGAGCTGATCTAATCAGATTTAGTGGTACTTGAATGAAGTAGAAAGGGTTAAAGGTTTTTCTCATTACTAGTTTCCTGCAAAATGACTCAGTGCGTGAACATGACATCCTTCATGACGTTCATCAATTGAAGTTATGTGATTCTAAGAACTGAACACACAATACCATGTGATAAACCATCAGAAGAACAGATGACAACGTGATTACGAGAATGACTCATACCTGACTTAATCGTAACCCAGCTTCAGTTTCTATGTGTAGTACTGTTTCTACTATTACTATGACTGCATGTGACTTGCAGTGCAAAGAGATACTTCCTGTGAGTTTTCCGAACGACTGACAAGAAAACTAGATTTCACCATGCttctttttcaaataaacaatacctgaattcattttaaacatcttcTGTTTATGTGAAAAagtaacttatttatttaatttgtcagTGGATATACCATCTAATAACATTACAGTAAATTCAGTGAGCTTCTGGTATTTGGCATGCAGGATGTGTAGCGGAACTTTTGTGTAATCATATCCTCATTTCTATTTTCTATATCTGACGCATAGAACTGAAAGTGCGTAGGATGACACCATCCTTATATatgaattaacattttaatcagtTTCTCGCTCTCGCTGcactttctttcagcagttaataaaaaataaaaaaaaagatatgcacATAGCAAATGTTTCCTGTAGCAGTGATGACAAAGCATGTAGAGTACAGACTTGTGAATTTGTGAGCCTATTTGAAATAGATGCTGACGTTGGTGAATCTTTTTCCTTTGAACTTCCTCCGTGCAAAATCAGAGTTAAAATTGAAGTAgctttaaatgtcatttaaaattatgttgtgtgtgttgcCATCTGtacattatacaaaaaaaaagcaaaaaaacaaaaaaacaaaacgtgtCTCATATTATGGCTCCATATGCAGAACTGACtaatacatttgttttcttatcACCATGTTCAGTAAATTAGCTGAAAATGCatcttggttaaaaaaaacaaaaaaacaaaacaaaacaagaaaaaacttcTATGCAAAGAATGGCTAAAATGCTAATTTGATtaaatgtctgtgtgtttgtgtgtgtgtgtaataggTATTTTACCAGAATCTGTCTTGTGTCTAGTTCATGGCTTATGTTCTTGTTtcacatgtttggtttttgttactTTCATGTATAATGttcttggtttcttgtatttagggTCATGTTAAGTTCTGTGTTCTTTGAttcctgctcattagttcacctgggtTAATTGGTTCATTCTTCTCATCTGTGCCTTGTTATTTCTTTCAGCGTATTTAAGccattggtttcagttcctctATGCCAGATCATTGTTTCCGTTTCCCCGATTTccagtctgtttctgttttccttgTTCTTTTGAATTAAACGCCAGATTATCGCATTCGCctgcctcatctgcctgcatttggtTCCTCACAACCACGGCTCTTCTGTTTCTCAATCCTGATCCTCAGGACCctactgccctgcatgttttagatcagGGGCGGAGAACCCTGGTCCTTTAGGGCCACTGTCCTTCAAGTGTTAGAGGGTCCGTCtatcaacacacctgatttaaattaaggaCTCACTGTACAGAACTGGACAAACTGCTGATctgaaaaacatctaaataatACAGGGCAAGGGGGCCCTGAGGACCGGGACGGCAAACCactgttttagatattttttatatattattttagtattatttgtttggaaatgttttttctcGGCCAAGGATCTCTTGTAAAGCAGTTTTAAAGAAAGTTCTTATACTGCTAAATCAACTTTACATAGATCAAACTAATTTAAAAGTTTTGGATGTTCTGGTATCTAGGCCGTCTTTACATTCTTTACAAAAGATTTATTAAGAATTAATTCAAATAAGCTACAAAGACTTGCACTCATAAGCAGACAAATCAGGAGATCAAGAGGAAAGAAATGGAGTCATAAGGATGGAGTCAGCAATCTTTGGTTTGAGAGTTTAAACCACAACTGGAGGCATTACATAATGAGTCCTCCAGCTTCGAGGGGGGTATAGGGGAATCCCCTGAATTGCTGCCTCATGTATGCTGAAAATCATCTCACTTCCAGAGTAGTTGTGGATCCAACTTCATGGAAAATGTTGCATTTCTGAATGGTATCAGCACCACAGGGTTCATATGATAACCACAGCCACTGGAAAATGTTGTTTCATCTCTGCAGTGGATGGAGTCTGGTCTCAGATCAAAGATGAAGTCACAAAAAGTGCAGGGCCGGTATGTGCTGCGGTTACAGTAGAAATACCAGATAATGTTCACTGCAGTGTTAAGATTCAGCATCAGCCTCGGTGTGTTGCCAAAAGTCAATGGCAACCCAGGAAAGAAAATCTAGTGAAAATATCAGGTTACAGATCCACCATGACTGTGTTAAATGCTACATAATGCAGACAAGTTCAAGAAAAGCCAGTGATTCCTGactcctgaaaaacaaaaaagatatcTTACTTTTAAGAATACCATGAcataaactaaatttaatttctgaAGGGCTCAAACAGCATCAGCCTGTATGACCAAACTAGAATTGAGTGTATCAATAGAGTTATTTATGGTGGTTGAAACATTACCTTTCATGAAACAAATTACTGCAGAATCTAAGAGGAAGCAGAGTTCTTGGAATTAGGAAAGGTCACCAGTTTATCAAGACAAAAGAAATTGATGGTAAATGTTTGAAGTTTCCTCTTCAATTGGGCTTTCAAATAAGCATAGCTATAAAAAACAAGGAACAACTCATGAAGCTCTATGATAATGAAAAGGTCACGTTGTCTTCTGTTACTAATTTTAGAGTAAAGAAAGGTCAGGGATAATTTGGCAAAAAATTCCAGGGATGTTTTTTAGGCCAAGCTGACATGTATGTCAATAGCAACACTCAAaatattcttacattttaatattttgagtCATTATTTGGTTATCATCACATGCAGATTGAGAACGAAATTGTAGAGCCTCACTTCCCATAAACAGCCATGTTGGATTAAACATCCTGTGgtcactttattttgttttagaggAGTAAGTTTATTGTTCTGCATCAAGCAAGAAAAGTAACTAAGGAGGTTTCTGAAACTTCTAAAATTTTTATCAGGAACTGTCCAACAGATTACAAAAACGACTATGCTGGAACAGGTTAAACCATACATACATCTGAGCATGTAAAACAGTGGATAAAGTGCTGCACCTATTAGGCTTAGTAGCTACCATACAAGCCTGAGGTGCTGTAACATTTCCAGGATTCATTGGGATCAAGTTGTGTGAATACTTTAGGGAGCTAGAGACATCACTTTCACACAGGCACTGGCCACAGTAGAGTCCAGATCTTAGGGTGCAATCACACCATGATAGTCTGTGGGACTTGTTTCAAGTAGGTGGAGAATTATGAAAAAATTTACATCATCCTTTGGTTTCGTTTGATTTtacactgcactttactcaagTGGACCAAACTGTCTGGATAACATCTCGCAATTACAACAACTTCTGTTCGCTAGAGGACTATATTCCCCAAAATGATCACTGACCAacatgaaagaagaaaatatgccTCATTGACTGGCCAAGACCGAAAACAGCTCgttcactgcaagtaaacaatggTGCAACACCAAGTTTATGCAGTCACGGTTTTACTTTGGTGCTCAAACGTCATAGGTATTTTACCACAATCTGTCCTGTGTCTAGTTCATGGcttatgttcttgtttcatgtgtttggtttttgttactTTCATGTATAATGttcttggtttcttgtatttagggtcatgtttagttctgtgttcTTTGAttcctgctcattagttcacctgggtTAATTGGTTCATTCTTCTCATCTGTGCCTTGTTATTtctttcagtgtatttaagccaTTGGTTTTAGTTCCTCTATGCCAGATCATTGTTTCCATTTCCCCATGTTCCAGTCTGTTTCTATTTTCCTTGTTCTTTTGAATTAAACCCCGGATTATCGCCTGCCTCATCTGCCTGCGCTCTTCTGACAGTCCTGTTTGAGCTGCAGGAGAGGCCGGGACTGAAATGAATGACTGCTTCACCTTCCTCCTCTGTGTTGGTGAGCTGTGCCTCCGTGTCTAGTGCACAACAAtgtctagggtttacagagactGAACCAAAAGTACGAAAATATCcagagagcagcagttgtcGGGAAAATAATGCCCTGTTAGGGGAAAATGGGGAGACTGGTTTGAGATGGTAGGCAACAGTAACTAAACCACTCATTACAACTAATGTTTGCAGAATACCGTCTGAAAGCATTACACATtgagccttgaagcagatgaacTACAGCAACAGAAGTCCACACCTGCTGCCACTCTGTGAACTAAGGACCGGGAAGTGAGGCTACATTTCACACTGGCTCACAAATAGAAGTTTGGAAAAGCATGGAACCATCCTGTCTTGTATCAGAGGTTCAAGATGGTGGTGTAGTGGTATGAGAGATGTTTTCATGACAAACTTTGGGGCTCTTAGTATCAACTGAGTattgtttaaacaccacagtctACTTGAATAtagttgctgaccatgtccacccttttatgaccacagtgtacccaTCTTCTGATAGCTACTTCTAGCAGGAAAATGGACCATGCCACAAAGCTCACATCCtctcaaactggtttcttgaacaacGATTTGATTGTACTCGATAAACGGCCGCTGTCGCCAGATCTAAGTCTAGGATGTGTTAGAACAAGTGATTCACATTATGGATGTGTAACAGAAAGGTGAGCAATGTGGACTAAAATCTctgatgaatattttaaaatcaaacattcaAACTGGATCCCTCAGTTTTAGACATTAGAATCATCAACTAATTAAATCAACATCAGTTCGGAAAAGTGAAAAGATAATGTGGAGGATCGGCAAATTGCTAGCAGATTTAAGTTGGCCACAAATGATATTTGAGAGTAAGACTAACAGAAAAGGAGATAATTTCCAAGAAACAgtctctttaaaaaatatttcagtggAAAGGGATATGGGCATCTGGAAAATATCTGACTCAATATCTTCGAGGAAGAGGTAGAAAGACAGAAGGGCTTAAGGAGATGGAGAGGATATCCAGCTGTGAAGTTAAAACTGATGTGTCTCCTCTGACTGTACGCATTTGTGATAAAAAGAATAGTGAATGAGCGAACTGAGACCAAAAGGCTTCTTATCTAAAGCACATCATTTTCACTGCCAAACATACAGCGCTTTTCTAAGATTTAAAAGATATTATTAAGGGTCGTATTCACTGATGTGAACAACTGCTCTCCTTCagtctctcttttttccccccttttatTCAAGGATAGTATTATTTCTTCGGGCATTTATTTCTGTgtagatcagtggttctcaaacgtTTCCAACCCTGTCCCCCTTTGGAGGAATAATCATTGGCTCAATGTTTGTGCTTCTTGCTACGTGATTGGCTGTCACTGctgtcagttaaa
Encoded here:
- the LOC121642342 gene encoding tumor necrosis factor receptor superfamily member 11B-like, coding for MSTRIVIPNPAMKLIVLFTASLSWAFQQQAVPPKYQYRDPVTSNLLLCDQCPPGTAVKQHCTADTPTECQPCPERHFAENWHWGDTCQYCTSVCKERQLVKQQCNSTHDQLCECAPGFHLKVEFCIGHTACPPGYGVTALGTPVSDTVCERCPDGYFSTGGSSTEPCQPQKNCSDLGLKTLQWGTSTSDTLCDSQDKKPTPDCSHHHTLCHTDVTLCEEAVFQSLASLRLSSMPLERLLESLPGQKVDPKSLERLKKACSPQQQVLQLLRLWRKQNKDHDKMYGIIQGVNHCERKVSRCNHLKNLTLADLVKVTNSLPGIKIQEQDVQAVVSSCPSRLYILQILHLWKTANYNLDLANSMSQSLKVLRSQGAPPYLLKGLKKISRIIGTTSAPRMYKMFANMLQRESCFKAHKQLNE